The genomic region CTGTTCATTGACGCGGCCACCCCCCGTCCATCTTCCTTCAGTCCGTCTCCTGGCAACTTGCTCCGCAGCGGGCGAAGACCGTGAGGGCAATAGTAGGACTTTGTCACTCTGCATCGAACAGTAGAGCTTACGGCTGTGGTTCGTGCCTCTCTTCCAACTGGAAGTTCAAATGAGCCACGGGATGGGTCGCTGCTCGGGCTCGCAATCCCTGCCCAATGGCCTCGCGAAGCAGGGTACAAGAGCTCGAGAAACTCGTGGTCCCCAGCCTCTGAGCGTCGTCAAGGAAGCCCGACCTTTCGAAGATCTCCAAGACATCTGTTCGAATCCCAAGTTCAGCGAACTTGCGGTTGCGAAAAGGATTGAGGCAATACCGCTCTGCTTCGGTCGTGCTCACGAGACCCTGTTCGACAGCGTCGAGGACGCCAAGCAGTTGAAACAAGAGCACTTTCCCGAGTTGAGCCATGTCTTCAGGATGAACAGAGATGTGGAGGTTGAGCAGGATCGCACTTCCGAGGTGCAGCACAGTGAGCACATCAGAAGGTTCGGAGAGATTCCAAGGCTTGACGGACCGCTCTTCTGGCCTGCGGCACGGTCAAGCCTTGGAAACGTTCTCCCGGTGGAGACCGCAGGGTTTGGAGAAACAGGAGCGTCAGCAGCACGAGGACAACGTGATGTTCAAGCCCTCGCAGAGAGCGTCCTTCAAAGTGGTCGAGACAGAGCTCCTCCTTGCATTGCAGATGGAGAACTTCGCAGGCCCACCTCGCTTTGAGATCGCGAACCAGGTGCGTCAATGCGTGGAGGCTGAATGAGTGGTGGCGTAGTATTTCACCCCTCCTCCGCGGCGCTTTTCCCCCACAATCCAGACCTCCTCACCCGGAAGGTGGAGACCTCGCTTGTTCGGAACTCCGTCAGCGATGCGGACCCGCATCGCGACCCAGCGGGAGGTCTTTCCGCCTTTGGCGGTATACCAGCGGTGGGGCGGGAAGCCGTTAAGCACGTCTTTTACAGCGCGTGCACGTTCACTGAGGATGGGATGTTTGCCTAGTCGACCACCCGTCTGTTGTGGTGGGTCCGTCAGCGTCACTTGCAGGCTGAAAACCTTCTGGATCCCAACAATGCCCACGGCCCAGGTCAGACCACGTTGCGTTAACGCCTGGCGGAACTCTTTCCCAATAGCGTACCCGGCATCGGCCAGCACAACCCGGAACATTACGCCTGCCTCGCGCACGCGATCCAGTTCTTCCAAGGCAATCTCGCTTTTGGACTTGTACTGCTGGCGTTCCGGTGAAACGCCAGCGTGGCGACACCGTTCTGGATGTTCGATCCAAGAGGTGGGGAGGAACAAGCGCATCCCCAGTGGGGCAACGAGACGACCATCGGACAAGGTCAGCGTGACGAGGGATTGGCACTGGGCGATCTTCCCGAGGGCCCCGCACTACTGGTGGGTGACGCCGACACTCGCGTCGCCACTCTTCGGTAACGCAGTGTCATCGATGATCAGCACGGCATTCTTGCCGCCACACAAGTCTTGGGCGTGCTGTCCGAACACGCCTTCAAACGCCCCTGGATCCCACGCACTGACATTCAGGAAGTGATGCAGCCGCTGGTACGGCATCCGAACGTGCTTAGCCCATCGCTGAGCACTCTTGCGCTCCAGCGGTGCCAACAACCCTTGCCCATATCGGCGAAGGCAGGCCCGCTGCTTGCAGTTGTCAAGCAGGTTCACGTAAGTCGACAGGAAGCCACCGAATGCTCGCTGCCAATTCCTCGGGATCGTCATGTCTCCAGCATGCTCCAGACGGGAACGCCGTCTTATACGGCATTCAAAAGTGACAAAGTCGTATCAGGAAGTGTGCGGATTGCACAGAAATTAAGACTTGTATCGCCCCTGCTCGGTACAGCTGGCGGGCAACCTCAGTGTTCAAGGCGGCTGTCTTGATTGCAAGAGCAAGCAAGGCTGCCTTTCCAGATACCAGCTGGCGTGCCCGGCGCAGAGTACAACTGTTTGCGTCATTCATCTACCTAATGTGGCGGCTTGGATACCGGGCGACCTCTGAACTTTCACTGGCCCAGCTGTCTAGTGAGAATTATGTGCTACATGGACAGGCACAGTAGAAACCTGAGTGAGGTACATCAGGCACCCTATGGAAACTCCACGGACAATTGCACCCATACTGACTGCGCCCAGCACGCTTGTGGGCTTGGCAGATGACCTGTCGGAGATGAGTCTGCCCACCGATTTGGTGGCCCACGAACTGTATAGGCGCGTGTTGGCTCTGGCAGTGCATACCATCCCTGGGACGTTGGCAGGACGGCTGTTCGGCCTAGAGGCTGATGGGACTTTCCGAATATGGGCCGCCACCGGGCAGGCTTTACAAATCTTGGAAGGCCTGCGCCTGGAGCAACGCCAACTGGTGTACGACCCAGCGCACCGAAGTACATGGGTCGGTGGGCTACGCGCCGCCTTTGCCTCCAGCCTGCCCGCTGACGACATTGTGATACTGGATCGGGCGCAGCAAGCGGCCAATTCCTTTCTCTATCCAGACAGCCAGGGCTGCGGTTCGGCGCAGGTTCTGATTGTTCCGGTAGAGCTGGGAGGCAAGCTGCGGGCCGTGCTTCAGCTTGACCGACCTAACCGGGAACAGTCCATCACTGGAACGACTCTGGACATGCCTTTGCTGGGAGCCGACTTGGCATTGGGACAATGGTGCGGGGCACAAGTGGCGCTGGTGATCCGGCATCTGGACAACGCTGCCAACTTGAAAGCTGAACAAAAAGAACTGAATTTGTTGAACCGGGCGCACGCAGCCGTGACGGGGGCGCAGGATCTAGAAGACCTGTTTCGGCGAATCATTGGGGCCGTCACTGAATTGTTGGGAATACAACACGTCACTATTGCTCTCCTAGACGGCGATGTGCTGGTGCCTCAGCAGCAGGCGGGCGGTGGGGTCTGGAGCCTCAGTTATCCGGTGACGTCGGGTGTGGCCGGACGGGTGGCCCGCACAGGCATTTCTGCTCTTTTGCCCGATGTGCGTCAAGACCCGGAATACGTAGAAGAACACGTAGACGTCATCAGTGAGCTGTGCGTGCCGCTGCTGGACGGCGACCGTGTGGTGGGCGTCCTCAATCTGGAATCCAGCACCCAGCGCCTGACCCAGCAGGATTTGCGGCAAGTGCAGGCCCTCGGCGTGTGGCTGGGGAGGGCCATAGAGCGCGAGCGGTTGTACGTCGCCACCGAGCAGCAGCGTCGGGCGCTGGATTTGCTGCACTGCGTCCGAACCGCCGTCAGCCGTACGCTCGATGTTCAAGACACCATCCGGGCGGTCAATGAAAGCATCGCCCAAACGCTGGGGTATCCGCAGGTCAGCGTGTATTTTCGTGAGGGCGACGAGTTGGTGTTGCAGCATCAGATGGGGTACGAGCAGGTCTTAGATCGCCTGCCTATCACAAGTGGCGTGATGGGCCGGGTCGCCAGAACAGGGCAAGCGGCGTGGATCGAGGACATGGAAAAGGATCCCGAAGCCCTGAAAGCCATGGAGGGCATTTCGTCTGAGGTCTGCGTGCCGCTTTACCTGAGCGGAGCAGTGGTGGGCGTGCTGAACGTAGAGAGCATGGGCGAGCGGCGCCTACGGGCGTGGGACGCCGAACTGATTACAGCGGTGGGCGAATACGTGCAGTACAGCTTGGAGCGGGCCTCGCTGCACGCCCAAGTCAAAGACCGGGAAGTGCTGTACCGCCTGCTGGCCGAACACACCAGCGATCTGGTCGGCCTGCATCACGCGGATGGCCGCCTGATCTATGTCAGCCCTAGCATTGCGCCGCTGCTGGGTTTTGCACCGTCAGACGCCGTGCTGCACGGGCCCGCACTGCTGGTACACCCCGAAGACCGCTATTACCTTCGGCGGGCGTTTCGGGTCAATGGGGAGCCGATTCGCTGGCGGCTTCGGCACCGGGATGGACGCTACATCTGGTTCGAAACAACCATCAGCCGGATTGACCAGGCTCCATACCGCACTGATGCCCAGCCCGGCCAGTTTTTGACGTCTTCGCGCGATATTACGGAACGCCACGGAGCCGAAACCCGGTTGGCGTGGGCCGCCACCCATGACCCCCTGACCCATCTACCCAACCGCGCCCTGTTGTTCGAGCGCTTGAGTAGCGTGCTGCGGGCCGCCCAGCGCACCGGTCAACACGCTTACGCCGTGCTGTACCTCGACATGGATCGGTTTAAGATTATTAACGACAGTCTGGGACACGCAGTCGGCGATGAGCTGTTGGTGGCCTTCGCTCACCGCCTCCAAAGCACCATGCGGCAAGGCGATCTGGTGGCAAGGCTGGGCGGCGATGAATTTGCCGTGCTGCTCGTCGATTGCCAGAACCCAGGCTCACAAGACGGCGGACTGACGGAGGCCAAGAGAGCGGCAGCGAGGCTGCAGTTGGCGCTGACTGAGCCTTTCCTGGTGGCGGGACGTGCCCTGCGTGTGGCCGTCAGTGTAGGGATCGCGCCGGGGCGGGTGGGCCACAACACACCGGGCGATGTGCTGCGCGACGCTGATCTGAGCATGTACCGGGCCAAACGAGACCGCCGGGAAACCGTGGCGACCTTTGACCTCAGCATGCATACCCGCGCCGTGCGGCAGTTGCAACTGGAAGCCGACTTGCCGCACGCCGCACGCTTGGGCCAACTTCAGCTGCACTTTCAACCCATCGTGAACCTGATTTCGGGGCAGCTTCACAGTGCGGAGGCGTTGGTGCGCTGGCAACATCCGCAATTGGGCCTGATTCCGCCGGACGAATTTATTCCGCTGGCCGAAGAATTAGACCTGATTACCGACCTGGGAGACTGGGTGCTGCATTGTGCCTGTGCTACTTACACCGACTGGAATCCGGTCTCCATGAGTCTGAATGTCAATGTTTCGACTCGGCAATTTTTGAAAGAAGGGTTTGTGCAGCGGGTCGAGGCGGCGCTGAAGGCTCACGCGTTGCCCGCACACCGCCTGAATTTGGAAATTACCGAGAGTGCTTTGGTAGAAGATGTGGATGAGGCCGCCCGGACACTTGCGGGACTGCGCTCCCTGGGTGTGCGCGTGCAAATTGACGATTTCGGTACCGGGCATTCGAGTTTGGCCTTCTTGCACCGCTTTCCGGTAAACGTTCTAAAGATTGACCGCGCCTTTATCGCCCACCTTGGAGAGGACGCCGTGAGCGCCAGCGTGGTGAAAACGGTGGTTCTGCTGGCTCAGGCGCTGGGTGCAGACGTAGTAGCAGAAGGCATTGAAACAGAACTGCACCGTAGCCATCTGCTGCATCTGGGCTGTCCGCTGGGGCAGGGCTATCTGTTTTCCAAGCCACTGCCCCCAAACGAATTCGCGGCGCAGTGGTTAAGCGCAGACAACATGGATCTGTCAACCCCGGCCCCAACATCCTAAAGGCTGTGTGGCTGGCACCGTAACGCGTGTTGGTATCCTTCTCACGGGGACTGGGGCAACCTCTTCCAGAATGTAAGTCATGAAACACCTTTTGTTCCCCACCGTGGCCCAGGCCGACGCCTTCGTTCAAGACCTGCGCTCTCAGGGCGTTATCCGTGAGGAAATGGGCGAATCGCGCATCAACCGTAGCTCTAGCACTGGCATGACCTCCGGCACCCAGACCACCACCGAAGTCGTGGAACTGCGCGGCAACGCTGATGAAGCCGGCGAAGGCGCAGTGAAAGGCACAGGCCTCGGCGCAGTGGCCGGAGCCGTTGTCGGAGCCGCCGCCGTTGCCCTGACGGGCGGATTGGCCGCTGTGCCCGTGATTCTGGGCGCGGCAGCACTCGGCTCGGGCGTGGGCGCAGTTGGTGGCGCGTCGGTGGGTTACACCAGCGGCGAAGACACCGTGCACCATGTGTCGGATGTGAACGACGACCACTACGAGCGCATGAACAGCACTGTAGAGAGCGGTGGCCGCGCTATTGCCGTAGACGACAACATCCCCAGCGACGTGCTAGAAGCCGCTGTGATGCGTCACGGTGGACAGTTCGTCTGATCCGAGTTGAGCTAGAGCTGTAACCCCCAAAAGGAACGCCCCCCACTCTTATGCGTGGGGGGCGTTCCTTGTTGCTTTACCGCTGCGCTCCATCAACATCTCTCATCAGATCAACCGCAACCAGATCAATAGTTCCTAGCGTCTTTCTATCGTCCTGCCGCGTTTAGACTCGTTTTGCGCTTCCTTCAGAATCCATCCACAGAGTAAGCCAAGCCGCCGAATCACCAGTTGAGAGGCCGCCAAAGTGGGGAATGCAACCTGAATACAAGGGAATGGGCCATGTCTTCTGACCAGCAGCGTGCCAACACGAATGGGCAGAGACCAGCAGCATTTGGCAGCGCAACCTCGTTTGACGGGCCGCTGGAACCGCAGGCGTCCACCACAGGCGCGAGCATGGGCCTGCTGGAGCGCGGCGTGGTGGCAGTGGCCGGCGCCAGCCTCGCAGCGCTGGGCCTGCGCGGGCATCCATTTGCACGCATCGCACTCATGGGCGCGGGCATTGGCCTGACCATCGTGGCGGCGCAGGGGAAAAACCCACTGGCAACGGCCCTCAAAATTCAGCAAGACCCCGACACGGGCGAAACCCTGGTCAGCGACGCCGTGACCATTGCCAAGCCCGCCGACGCGCTGTACGCCATCTGGCGCAAGTTGGAAAACCTGCCGCAACTGATGACTCACCTTCAGGAAGTGCGCGTGTTGGACGAAAAACGTTCTCATTGGACGGTGAAGGCTCCGGTGGGGACGGTGGGTTGGGACGCCGAAATTACGGCGGATGAACCGGGCCAGCGAATCGCCTGGCAGTCGTTACCCGGTGCAAGCATAGAGAACAGCGGGGAAGTCATTTTTCGCACAGCTCCCGGCAAACGCGGCACAGAAGTGATCGTGCGCCTGCGCTACAAGCCTCCGGGCGGCACGGCGGGCGCAGTGGTAGCCCGGATTGCCGGGCAGGAACCCTCACAGCAACTTCGTGACGATCTGATGCGCTTTAAGCGGGAGCAGGAATTGGGATTTGCACCCACCACCGAAGGACAGACCAGCGGACGGGCAGCGAGCGAGGCCAAAAAATTGGCCGGAAAAGGAGAGCAGATGCAGGCAGGCAAACAGGCACAGGGGGACAATCAATGAAAGCGCTGATCTGGCAGGGCACCAACAAAGTAGGCATCGAAACCGTGCCTGACCCGACGCTGCTGCTCCCCAGCGACGCCATCGTCAAAATCACTTCTACCGCCATCTGCGGCTCCGATCTGCACCTGCTGGACGGCTACATTCCCAGCATGGAAAAGGGCGACATCATGGGCCATGAGTTCATGGGCGAAGTGGTGGAAGTGGGTAAGGACGTGAAGCGCCTGAAGGTGGGTGACCGCGTGATCGTGCCCTTCAACATTGCCTGCGGCCTGTGCGACCACTGCACGCGGGGCAATTACAGCGCCTGCGACAACACCAACCCCAATCACCGGATGGCCGAAGCCCTCTACGGCGCAGTCAGCGGTGGCGGACTTTTCGGGTACTCACACATTTACGGCGGTTATGCGGGCGGCCAAGCCCAGTACGTGCGCGTGCCGTTTGCCGACGTGGGCGGCTTCAAAATAGAATCCAACCTCCGCGACGATCAGGTGTTGTTCCTGACCGATATTTTCCCCACCGGGTATCAGGCTGCCGAGAACTGCCAGATCGTGAAGGGGCGCGACGTGGTGGCCGTGTTCGGGGCCGGGCCAGTGGGACAATTTGCCGCCCGCAGTGCCCAGATGTTGGGGGCCGCCAAGGTGATCATCGTAGACCGCGTGCCGGAGCGCCTGAAAATGGCCGAAGCCGCAGGCATAGAGACCATCAACTATGAGCAGACCGATGTGCTGATTGCCCTGCGCGAAGCAACTGGTGGGCGCGGCCCCGACCACGTGATCGACGCGGTAGGTCTGGAGGCGCACGGACACGGCCCCGGCGCGCTGATGGACACTGCCAAGCAAAAAATGCGGCTAAATTTTGACCGGATTACGGCGCTGCGCTGGGCGATTCTGAGTTGCGCCAAAGGCGGCACCGTGAGTATGCCGGGTGTGTACGGCGGGCTGGTCGACAAAATGCCGATGGGCGCGGCGTTTGCCAAGGGGTTGGTGTTCCGCATGGGCCAGACGCATACGCACCGCTACGTCAGGCCGCTGCTGGCGCACATCGAAAAGGGCGACATAGATCCCAGCTTCGTGATTACCCACCGCGCCACGCTGGACGAAGCGCCGGAGCTGTACAAAACCTTCCGCGAGAAGCACGACGGTTGTATCAAGGTGGTGCTTGACCCCTGGGGACAGCTCGCCGGGAAAGCCTGAGCCAGAAAGAGTAAAGAAAGAGGCGAGCCAAGTTGGTCGCCTCTGCTTTTATTGTTGGCTGGGTAGGGCAATAGACCTGACCTTACTTCGCTGCCACAAACTCGAAAACATGGCCTTCCGGGTCGCGCACCGCCAGCCCCTCTTTGTCCTGAATGTAGGGCAAACCCGCCGCCTTCACCAATTCGGCCACCGCATCTACATCGGCGTAAAAGCGGGCGTGGACATGATCGCCGCCCAGCATGTCGGCCAATCCCACCTGCGGATCCCAGGTATACAGCCAACGCCGGGGTGTGCCGTTGCCGTCTTCCTCAGCTTCCGGCCCCAGCGTGAATTGCGCGAAGTTGCGGTCATCCTGCTCCTTGGCAAAGGCGAATCCGTAGGCACGGGGCAGACGCTCCAGCATGGCCGGATAGTCGCCAAAGCCGAGTGCTATCTCGCGCAGGCCAAAGACGGGGAGCGCGTGGGTAGGGCGTTCTATCGGTTTCGGCAAAAAGTGAGGCCGCCGCTCATCGTTCAGATCTACGCCGCGTAACTCCAGGCCGTGCCCGAATGGATCGTAGAAATATAGTGTCCAATCGGGGCGGTCTTCGGTGCCCAGATTGATCTCTGTCCATTCCAGCCCCTGTGCGTCCAGCAGGGTTTTGCAGTCTTCAAGGGATTCAGGCAGAATCTGGAAGGCATAGTGCAGATGCGACGCGCCGCGTGCCCGCAGGGGGGCCAGCCGGGGCGAATTGACCTGCCGCGTGATCGGTTTCCAGAGCGTCAGCGTTTGATGCAGATTGACCTCAAATTCCGCTACGCCCTGTTCCTCATCGTGGTGCAGGAGCCGCAGCCCCAGCACTTGCCCATAAAAGCGCACGCCACGCGGCAGATGATTGACCTCCAGGGTGACGCCTGCCAGATCCAGAATCGGGGAACTCATACTTGAAGGGTAGGAGAAACAAAACGGGCTAACCCCGAACGTGAAGTCAACCCGAATAATGTGAAGAATGGCTTAGGGGCCAGCGTTCAGGGAACCACCCGCTGACCTTCCGGTCCGTACTCGGCCAGCACGCGCTCTGCGACTTGCACGGCCAGACCTTCGCGGGCGAGGGCCACCACTGCGCCGCCAAAGCCAGCGCCAGTCATGCGTGCGCCGAACACGTCTGGGTCGGCTTGTAGCAGGGCCACCAGCGTATCCACACGGGGCAGGGACACGGCGTAATCGTCGCGCAAACTGGCGTGCGAGGCATTCATGAGTTGGCCGAACGCCACCGCGTCGGTGGTGGGCAGCAGGGCGGCCTGAACGCGGGCGTTTTCGCTGACCACGTGCCGCGCCCGGATTCGCAGCAGGTCGGGTAAGGTTTCGAGGCTTTGCAGGTCGGTCACGTCGCGCAACTGGGGCACACCCAGCAGGCGGCTGGCCTCCTCCACCTGTGCACGGCGTTCGTTGTACCCGCTCTCGGCCAGGCGGCGGGGCACGCCGGAATCGATGACCAGTACCTCTGCCCCTTCCGGAAACGCCACGGCACGGTATTCCAGCGAGCGAGTGTCGATCAGCAGCATGGTGCGCGTGTTGGCGATGCTGCTCGCCATCTGATCCATCACGCCGCACAGCACGCCCACGAATTCATGCTCCACCTTCACGCCGCGCAGGGCCAATTCCACGTCGTTCAGGTCAAGGTTCAGCAACTCGCGCAGGGCACGCAAGGTGGACACTTCTAGCGCCGCGCTGCTGCTGAGGCCGCCGCTGGGCACATCGCTGTGAATATGAACGTTCATGCCCTCGGTGACGCCGCTGAGGTTCAGGCAGCCCGTGATGTAGGGCGCAAAATCGGTACCAACTTCTCCTACAGGCACGGTGATGGTCTGATCCAGATTGGCGCTGTAGATGACGTGCTGGGCGCTGCCGTTGCGCCCCAGCGACACGGTGGCCTGCTGGGGAATGGCGGTAGGCAGCACGAATCCGCCCTGATAATCGGTATGTTCGCCCAACAGATTCACGCGGCCCGGTGCCGAAGCCGTGACTTCGGGGGCACTGCCGTACAGGTCGGCAAAGGTCTTAGCAGAGGCGGTCATAGCGTCACTCCGCGCAATTCTTCCGCCGCCGCTTCGGGGAACTTGTCGTTGGCAAATTCGCCTGCGCCCTGCTCGGTTCCGGCCAGGAATTTCATGCGGCCCGGCGCACGCAGGTAGGGGTAAATCTCGATGTGTAGCGGGAAGTCGGGGTGAGGCGCGTCGACTGGAGCTTGATGCACCGTCATCAGATAGGGCATCCGCACGCCGAACAGAGCGTCTAGGCGCAGCAACGTATCCTTGAGGGTCACGGCCAGGGCGCGGCGCTCGGCGGGATCGAGTTCCGACAGCAGCGAGGCGGCGCGGGTGGGCATGACCCACGTTTCGTAGGTGTACCGGGCAAACGGCGGCACAATGCTGATGGCGCGGCCCCCGTCGTGAACCACGCGCACGGCGGCTTCGCGCTCGGAGGCCACGAAATCGGTAATCCAGGCCTGACCCGACTGGGCGCGGTGAGCTTCCGCCCCCGCCACCATGCGCTCCTGCACGGGCGGGATGTGATCGTAGGCGTAGATCTGACCGTGAGGATGGTGCAGGGTCACGCCCACTTCCACGCCCCGGTTTTCGAAGGCCAGTACGCTGCGAATCTTGCCGGTGGCGGCCAGGCGGGTGGTACGGTCTGCCCACACGTCTATCAGGAGGGCCATCTGGTCGTCGCTCAGGTCGGACAGGCGGCCATCGGCGTTCTGGCTGAACACCACGACCTCGCATTTGCCCACGCCAGCGCGTTCCAGCGGGTTGTGCGGCGTGGGCGCGTCCAGCGTGAGGCTGGGAAAGCGGTTGTCGAACACGGCCAGATCGTAGTTGCCGCCCGGCAGTTCGGTGGGGTGGCCGCCCACGCGGGAGGGGGCCAGCGGGTTGTAGTCTGGCGGCGGCAAAAAGGTGCGGTTCAGGCGGTGCGCGGCGTACATCACCCATTCCGAGCGCAGCGGGTGCCAGCGCAGCACCGGGCGGGCGTCCACGGGGTCGCCGATGTTGGGGAGTTCGCCCTCTACCTCGATGGGTTGCAGGCCGTACAGCGTCAGGGCACGGCCATCGGGCTTGGTGAAATCGGCCTGAAAGGTGGCGGGCGGCTGGCCGGGCACAGGCAGGCTGGACAGAGAGTCAGTCATAAACGCTGCTCAAGATAGGCGTGTGCGGGAAGACTTGTCACAGATTGGTCAGTCAAGTTAAACATTCCTCTGGAAAAATGAGTGACCGCCCCCCCGAAGCTCTGGGTCAGTGTGGTAGGACGATCTGGCGTACTGAGCGTCAGGCAGCGGCGCAACAGGTTCAGGCCGTCTTCGTCCAGCATAAAAATCGGGTCGCTGCTGGCCCGCAGACCGCCGATGATGTCTAGCATTCCGGCAACAGCCTCACGCTCATGGTGGTTCAGCAGACTCAGTTCGCGGCGCACAATCGCCACATCGGGGTCGGGTT from Deinococcus sp. QL22 harbors:
- a CDS encoding DUF3969 family protein, which codes for MLTVLHLGSAILLNLHISVHPEDMAQLGKVLLFQLLGVLDAVEQGLVSTTEAERYCLNPFRNRKFAELGIRTDVLEIFERSGFLDDAQRLGTTSFSSSCTLLREAIGQGLRARAATHPVAHLNFQLEERHEPQP
- a CDS encoding EAL domain-containing protein; its protein translation is MADDLSEMSLPTDLVAHELYRRVLALAVHTIPGTLAGRLFGLEADGTFRIWAATGQALQILEGLRLEQRQLVYDPAHRSTWVGGLRAAFASSLPADDIVILDRAQQAANSFLYPDSQGCGSAQVLIVPVELGGKLRAVLQLDRPNREQSITGTTLDMPLLGADLALGQWCGAQVALVIRHLDNAANLKAEQKELNLLNRAHAAVTGAQDLEDLFRRIIGAVTELLGIQHVTIALLDGDVLVPQQQAGGGVWSLSYPVTSGVAGRVARTGISALLPDVRQDPEYVEEHVDVISELCVPLLDGDRVVGVLNLESSTQRLTQQDLRQVQALGVWLGRAIERERLYVATEQQRRALDLLHCVRTAVSRTLDVQDTIRAVNESIAQTLGYPQVSVYFREGDELVLQHQMGYEQVLDRLPITSGVMGRVARTGQAAWIEDMEKDPEALKAMEGISSEVCVPLYLSGAVVGVLNVESMGERRLRAWDAELITAVGEYVQYSLERASLHAQVKDREVLYRLLAEHTSDLVGLHHADGRLIYVSPSIAPLLGFAPSDAVLHGPALLVHPEDRYYLRRAFRVNGEPIRWRLRHRDGRYIWFETTISRIDQAPYRTDAQPGQFLTSSRDITERHGAETRLAWAATHDPLTHLPNRALLFERLSSVLRAAQRTGQHAYAVLYLDMDRFKIINDSLGHAVGDELLVAFAHRLQSTMRQGDLVARLGGDEFAVLLVDCQNPGSQDGGLTEAKRAAARLQLALTEPFLVAGRALRVAVSVGIAPGRVGHNTPGDVLRDADLSMYRAKRDRRETVATFDLSMHTRAVRQLQLEADLPHAARLGQLQLHFQPIVNLISGQLHSAEALVRWQHPQLGLIPPDEFIPLAEELDLITDLGDWVLHCACATYTDWNPVSMSLNVNVSTRQFLKEGFVQRVEAALKAHALPAHRLNLEITESALVEDVDEAARTLAGLRSLGVRVQIDDFGTGHSSLAFLHRFPVNVLKIDRAFIAHLGEDAVSASVVKTVVLLAQALGADVVAEGIETELHRSHLLHLGCPLGQGYLFSKPLPPNEFAAQWLSADNMDLSTPAPTS
- a CDS encoding SRPBCC family protein: MSSDQQRANTNGQRPAAFGSATSFDGPLEPQASTTGASMGLLERGVVAVAGASLAALGLRGHPFARIALMGAGIGLTIVAAQGKNPLATALKIQQDPDTGETLVSDAVTIAKPADALYAIWRKLENLPQLMTHLQEVRVLDEKRSHWTVKAPVGTVGWDAEITADEPGQRIAWQSLPGASIENSGEVIFRTAPGKRGTEVIVRLRYKPPGGTAGAVVARIAGQEPSQQLRDDLMRFKREQELGFAPTTEGQTSGRAASEAKKLAGKGEQMQAGKQAQGDNQ
- a CDS encoding zinc-dependent alcohol dehydrogenase — protein: MKALIWQGTNKVGIETVPDPTLLLPSDAIVKITSTAICGSDLHLLDGYIPSMEKGDIMGHEFMGEVVEVGKDVKRLKVGDRVIVPFNIACGLCDHCTRGNYSACDNTNPNHRMAEALYGAVSGGGLFGYSHIYGGYAGGQAQYVRVPFADVGGFKIESNLRDDQVLFLTDIFPTGYQAAENCQIVKGRDVVAVFGAGPVGQFAARSAQMLGAAKVIIVDRVPERLKMAEAAGIETINYEQTDVLIALREATGGRGPDHVIDAVGLEAHGHGPGALMDTAKQKMRLNFDRITALRWAILSCAKGGTVSMPGVYGGLVDKMPMGAAFAKGLVFRMGQTHTHRYVRPLLAHIEKGDIDPSFVITHRATLDEAPELYKTFREKHDGCIKVVLDPWGQLAGKA
- a CDS encoding VOC family protein, whose product is MSSPILDLAGVTLEVNHLPRGVRFYGQVLGLRLLHHDEEQGVAEFEVNLHQTLTLWKPITRQVNSPRLAPLRARGASHLHYAFQILPESLEDCKTLLDAQGLEWTEINLGTEDRPDWTLYFYDPFGHGLELRGVDLNDERRPHFLPKPIERPTHALPVFGLREIALGFGDYPAMLERLPRAYGFAFAKEQDDRNFAQFTLGPEAEEDGNGTPRRWLYTWDPQVGLADMLGGDHVHARFYADVDAVAELVKAAGLPYIQDKEGLAVRDPEGHVFEFVAAK
- the galK gene encoding galactokinase encodes the protein MTASAKTFADLYGSAPEVTASAPGRVNLLGEHTDYQGGFVLPTAIPQQATVSLGRNGSAQHVIYSANLDQTITVPVGEVGTDFAPYITGCLNLSGVTEGMNVHIHSDVPSGGLSSSAALEVSTLRALRELLNLDLNDVELALRGVKVEHEFVGVLCGVMDQMASSIANTRTMLLIDTRSLEYRAVAFPEGAEVLVIDSGVPRRLAESGYNERRAQVEEASRLLGVPQLRDVTDLQSLETLPDLLRIRARHVVSENARVQAALLPTTDAVAFGQLMNASHASLRDDYAVSLPRVDTLVALLQADPDVFGARMTGAGFGGAVVALAREGLAVQVAERVLAEYGPEGQRVVP
- the galT gene encoding galactose-1-phosphate uridylyltransferase, with protein sequence MTDSLSSLPVPGQPPATFQADFTKPDGRALTLYGLQPIEVEGELPNIGDPVDARPVLRWHPLRSEWVMYAAHRLNRTFLPPPDYNPLAPSRVGGHPTELPGGNYDLAVFDNRFPSLTLDAPTPHNPLERAGVGKCEVVVFSQNADGRLSDLSDDQMALLIDVWADRTTRLAATGKIRSVLAFENRGVEVGVTLHHPHGQIYAYDHIPPVQERMVAGAEAHRAQSGQAWITDFVASEREAAVRVVHDGGRAISIVPPFARYTYETWVMPTRAASLLSELDPAERRALAVTLKDTLLRLDALFGVRMPYLMTVHQAPVDAPHPDFPLHIEIYPYLRAPGRMKFLAGTEQGAGEFANDKFPEAAAEELRGVTL